A genomic stretch from Croceibacterium aestuarii includes:
- a CDS encoding TonB-dependent receptor: MKKVLAFATCSVLALVIAQPASAQDQNAKEDAAASQSEKAAPSERANGEILVTATKVVTNVQDVPIAITAVTADALEDRQVKTFADLGSIVPNATFQKSGAIYGAGVSVTIRGIGLVDTQFSQEPAVAYYIDDIYYPFVFGSNFDLLDLDHVEVLRGPQGTLFGRNAISGAVNMVSKKASFDDLSAYVDMKVGSRNRLDLRAGVNLPISENLAVNLSMVSKRQQGYMKILDFSCQMHLNGTPELAGTFPYASSKTSFAGGVQQPKSCVMDHAGGEDVRAARATMRWEPASNIELNVSGDYSYANNEGAADKVTDINMQLTAGHLRGLDSRGAPYGDYTGVIVDSGPGVNKNLITLFDHYSVPGTPFRFDQRFLTDSIYSTYETNCDPLPNGYTIPGNGYYNGSIFRGGNCWGRRVPVENWGLNGKLRVGITDEIEALAIVGMRRISTQFGANYDGTPLVDAYIYHEDDMHYWTGELRLTGQHGWVDWTAGLFYYDGKATERGQPQNTAAGTQQFHDVFYYPKAKAGYLNVTLRPYELFGFAEGLSFNGGIRRSTDKKFVDYTAQFDASAPGSTVFTPSSSSTYFQLPIKNTRWDWKLGADYKITDKIMVYGSASTGYRLPGFNTRIFQAGQIEQQYPTALTSYEIGFKADLFDRRLRLNGDAFWMAYSMRNGSFSGREPRYDPSSTALVIKPGLETLIPDGPADTAWEGKFTNCRPYNAATDGAPNGTSVGIECIGRSWNYPVSGGDPIKGFELEATLEPIDYLVANFSVGYTDRGGTLGRPLTFPDWTLNGGVQYKFEVPALTGTLTPRLDWFWTGKIAYSTNYPEFDEPAHSVFNARLTYENDRDEYEVAAGVTNLFDKQYFIQRTIFTRLGLSVDLGQPGEPRSWYLSFSKRF; this comes from the coding sequence ATCCTGGTCACGGCGACCAAGGTCGTTACAAACGTCCAAGACGTGCCGATCGCAATTACCGCGGTGACCGCTGACGCGCTTGAAGACCGCCAGGTCAAGACCTTCGCCGATCTGGGTTCGATTGTTCCCAACGCGACGTTCCAGAAATCCGGTGCCATTTACGGTGCGGGCGTTTCCGTGACAATTCGCGGCATCGGTCTTGTCGATACGCAATTCTCGCAAGAGCCCGCGGTCGCCTACTACATCGACGACATTTACTACCCATTCGTCTTCGGCTCGAACTTCGATCTGCTCGATCTCGATCACGTCGAGGTGCTGCGCGGTCCGCAGGGAACGCTGTTCGGACGCAACGCAATATCGGGTGCGGTCAACATGGTGTCGAAGAAGGCCAGCTTCGACGACCTGTCGGCCTACGTCGACATGAAAGTAGGATCGCGAAACCGCCTCGACCTTCGCGCCGGTGTCAATCTACCCATTTCCGAGAACCTGGCGGTCAACCTGTCGATGGTGTCCAAGCGGCAGCAGGGTTACATGAAGATACTCGATTTCAGCTGCCAGATGCACCTGAATGGCACTCCGGAGCTGGCGGGCACCTTCCCCTATGCGAGCTCGAAAACCAGCTTTGCCGGCGGTGTGCAGCAGCCTAAGAGCTGCGTGATGGATCACGCTGGCGGAGAGGATGTCCGCGCGGCGCGGGCCACAATGCGCTGGGAACCGGCGAGCAACATCGAGCTCAACGTGTCGGGAGACTATTCGTACGCCAATAACGAAGGCGCGGCGGATAAGGTCACCGACATCAACATGCAGCTGACGGCGGGTCACCTGCGCGGGCTCGATTCACGTGGTGCGCCCTATGGAGACTACACCGGCGTCATCGTCGATTCCGGCCCAGGGGTGAACAAAAACCTCATCACACTGTTCGACCACTACTCCGTTCCGGGAACGCCTTTCCGCTTCGATCAACGCTTCCTAACCGATAGCATTTACTCTACTTACGAGACAAACTGCGATCCGCTTCCGAACGGATATACGATCCCCGGCAATGGCTATTACAACGGCTCAATTTTCCGCGGCGGCAACTGCTGGGGTCGCCGCGTTCCCGTGGAGAACTGGGGCCTAAACGGCAAGCTTCGGGTCGGGATTACCGACGAAATCGAGGCGCTGGCGATCGTCGGAATGCGCCGGATTAGCACTCAGTTCGGCGCAAACTACGATGGTACGCCGTTGGTGGACGCTTATATCTACCACGAAGACGACATGCACTATTGGACCGGAGAACTCCGCCTTACCGGCCAGCACGGCTGGGTCGACTGGACTGCCGGCCTGTTCTATTATGACGGCAAGGCCACCGAGCGAGGGCAACCGCAAAATACAGCCGCCGGCACGCAACAGTTCCACGACGTGTTCTATTATCCAAAGGCCAAAGCCGGCTATCTCAACGTCACCCTCCGACCATATGAGCTCTTCGGCTTCGCCGAGGGCCTGAGCTTTAACGGCGGCATTCGGCGCTCAACCGACAAAAAATTCGTCGATTACACCGCGCAGTTCGATGCTTCCGCGCCAGGATCAACTGTCTTTACGCCGTCAAGCAGCAGCACCTATTTCCAGTTGCCCATCAAGAACACCCGATGGGACTGGAAGCTCGGCGCGGATTACAAAATCACCGACAAGATCATGGTCTACGGCTCGGCATCGACCGGCTATCGTCTTCCGGGGTTCAATACCCGCATTTTCCAGGCTGGTCAGATCGAGCAACAGTATCCGACTGCGCTGACGAGCTACGAGATCGGCTTCAAGGCCGACTTGTTCGACCGCCGGTTGCGTTTGAACGGTGATGCGTTCTGGATGGCGTATTCCATGCGCAACGGCTCCTTTAGCGGACGCGAGCCGCGCTACGATCCGAGTTCGACGGCGCTGGTCATCAAACCCGGCCTGGAAACTCTTATTCCGGATGGCCCGGCGGATACGGCATGGGAGGGCAAGTTCACCAACTGCCGGCCTTACAACGCCGCAACCGACGGCGCGCCGAACGGCACCTCCGTCGGTATCGAGTGCATCGGCCGTTCGTGGAACTATCCGGTCTCGGGAGGAGATCCGATCAAGGGCTTCGAACTCGAGGCGACGCTCGAGCCGATCGATTATCTCGTGGCCAACTTCTCCGTCGGCTACACCGATCGAGGCGGGACTCTCGGCCGCCCTCTTACCTTCCCGGACTGGACGCTGAACGGAGGTGTCCAGTACAAGTTCGAAGTCCCGGCCCTTACCGGTACCTTAACCCCGCGTCTCGACTGGTTCTGGACGGGTAAGATCGCCTATAGCACCAACTACCCTGAGTTCGACGAGCCCGCTCATTCGGTTTTCAATGCCCGTCTTACATACGAAAATGACCGGGACGAATACGAGGTTGCGGCTGGCGTCACCAACCTCTTTGACAAGCAGTACTTCATCCAGCGGACCATCTTCACCCGCCTCGGGCTCTCAGTAGACCTCGGTCAGCCGGGTGAGCCGCGCTCCTGGTATCTCAGCTTCAGTAAGCGCTTCTGA